CATAACTTATGAGAAGCTTCTCCCTATGATCCAAGGCATGTCCGATTTCAGGTGGCCTAGACCCCTCGAATCAGACCCATCCAGAAGGGATCATAACAAAAAATACGCCTACCACAAAGAGCATGGCCACACCACGGAGACATGCAGAAGCCTCTAGTATTTGGTGGAAAAGCTTATAAAGGCGGGACACCTGAGGCAATACCTCCGCTCAGACGCCGGAGGTAGAGGCGCTTCCCAGAACCACAACTCTAGAACCCCTACGATTCCAGCCGCCCCCAAAGCTGTCATAAACTACATCAATGGAGGCCCATTGGATGAGGAGCTCAACTCCAAACGAAAAAGACAGAAATTGTTACGAGAAGCAATGGTGCGTGAGCGTGTCAACTCCATCCGGCCTGGGATAACCGAAGGGGGCCCTCGCCCCATAGACGGGACAATCACTTTTCCACGAGTAGACCCCACACGGATATTATGTCCGCACCGTGATGCCCTCATTCTATCCTTGGGGATGGACAAATTCGACATAAGACGCATCTTAATTGACCCAGGCAGCTCAGCCGATCTGGTACAAGCATCGGTCATAAGCCACATGGGACACAACTTAGTTGGTCTCGAAAACCCTGGAAGAATCCTGTCCGGATTCAATGGGGCATCAACTATTTCCTTGGGAGATATTGTGCTGCCAGTCCAAGCTGGCCCAGTCACTCTCAACGTTCAGTTTTTGGTGGTACAAGATTTATCACCCTTCAACGTTATCTTGGGCCGCACATGGCTGCACTGCATGAAAGCCATCCCCAATACATATCATCAGATGGTAAGCTTTCTTACCGAGGATGGGCAAATCAACCTATACGGCAGCCAGCTAGCCGCTCGCCAATGCTACCAAATAGCAAGAGAAGCAAGGACCAGTCAGGAGAATGAACCCCTCCCTGAGTCCACCCACGCACTTGATCAATAGCAATCACTGTGTCCAGCGGACAAAGATCCCCCGGTAGCGGATCCCTTGCAAACAATTCAAATTTCGGAGGAACGTACTCACTCCACATACGTCAGTTCCCTTTTAACGCCGGAAGAGACCTAGAACATTCAAAACGCCATCCGACAAAACCATGACGTTTTCGCATGGGCGCAttctgatatgaagggaattcaccCCTCTATAGCCTTTCATAAACTTAACATCTTGCCAACAGCAAAACCTATCCGGCAGAGGGTTAGACGTTTTCACCCGAACAGGCAAAAAATCATTCGGAATGAGATTGACAAGTTGCTGGAAGCCGGattcatcaaagaagtggaatATCTggactggttggcaaatgtagtaGTGGTACCCAAAAAAGAGGGCAAATGGCGGGTATGTGTCGACtacaccaacctcaataaaGCATGTCCAAAAGAAAGTTTCCATTTGCCACGAATAGATCAAATTGTGGATTCCACTACTGGGCAAGTGATGCTTTCCTTCCTGGACGCTTTCTCCGGAtatcaccaaatccccatggcccCGGATGATCAAGAGAAGACAGCCTTTATAACGCCACACGGACTTTATTGTTACAAAGTCATTCCATTTGGCCTCAAAAATGctggagccacttatcagagactgatgacaaagatattcaaacctCTAATCGGCCGCACAGTAAaggtatatattgatgatatcgTGGTTAAAAGCAAAACCTGAGAGGAGCATGTTCTCCACTTGCAAGAAGTTTTTCACCTCCTAAGGAAATATGACATGAAGTTGAATTCTTCTAAATGCACCTTTGGCGTAAGTGCTGGCAAATTTCTAGGATTTATGGTCAGCCAAAGGGGAATAGAGGTTAGCCCAGATCAAGTCAAGGCAGTCATGGAAACACCACCCCCTAGGAACAAGAAGGAATTGCAGCGCCTCACAGGTAAGCTTGTCGCCCTGGGGCGCTTTATAGCCCGCTTCACTGATGAACTGTGACCTTTCTTCCTAGCAATACGAAAGGCCGGAACAAGCGGATGGACAGACAGTTGTCAAAacgcttttgaaaaaattaaacactGCCTCACGCAACCACCCATCCTGAGCAGCCCCCTCCCCGAAGAAAGATTATACATGTACCTGGCTGTGTCAGAATGGGCAATTAGCGCTGTTCTATTCCGCTGCCCATCACCAAAGGAACAGAAGCCTATCTACTACGTCAGCAGAGCATTAGCGGACGTAGAAACCagatattaaaaaatggaaCTAACGACCTTAGTTCTTCGAAGTGCCACCCAAAAACTTCACCCCTACTTCCAAGCTCACCCGGTGGTCGTACTAACTAACCAACCCCTTCGCAACATTCTACACAAACCAGATTTAATCGGCagaatgcttcaatgggccatagaattGAGCGAATTTGGAATCGAGTTCCAACCCAGATTGTCCATGAAAGGCCAAGTGATGGCTGACTTCGTGCTGGAATACTCCCGAAGGTCCATCCAACATAAAGAACCAAGTGAAAAAGAAAGGTGGACATTGCGGGTTGATGGTGCCTCACGATCATCCGGCTCCGGAGTAGGGCTCCTGCTACAATCCCCAA
This DNA window, taken from Vitis riparia cultivar Riparia Gloire de Montpellier isolate 1030 chromosome 13, EGFV_Vit.rip_1.0, whole genome shotgun sequence, encodes the following:
- the LOC117928210 gene encoding uncharacterized protein LOC117928210; the protein is MVRERVNSIRPGITEGGPRPIDGTITFPRVDPTRILCPHRDALILSLGMDKFDIRRILIDPGSSADLVQASVISHMGHNLVGLENPGRILSGFNGASTISLGDIVLPVQAGPVTLNVQFLVVQDLSPFNVILGRTWLHCMKAIPNTYHQMVSFLTEDGQINLYGSQLAARQCYQIAREARTSQENEPLPESTHALDQ